One Glutamicibacter halophytocola DNA segment encodes these proteins:
- a CDS encoding GNAT family N-acetyltransferase, whose product MARLNPVTLRGKYVTLEPLSENHHDGLVDAACDGELWNLWYTAVPRPEEMRSEIQRRLSMQEAGSMLPFTTRLNDPVTGEPGKIIGMTTYCDIDAELPRLEIGYTWNAASVQGTGTNPDSKRLLLAHAFETLECVAVAFSTHWMNMQSRAAIARLGAKQDGVLRSTSRMADGSLRDTVYFSIIASEWPQVRSGLDLRLSKKR is encoded by the coding sequence ATGGCTAGGCTCAATCCAGTAACCCTGCGCGGAAAATATGTCACTCTCGAACCGCTAAGCGAGAACCATCATGACGGGCTTGTCGATGCCGCCTGCGATGGTGAACTTTGGAATCTTTGGTACACCGCTGTGCCCCGTCCCGAAGAAATGCGCAGCGAAATCCAGCGTCGCTTATCAATGCAAGAAGCCGGATCCATGCTTCCCTTCACGACACGGCTGAATGATCCAGTGACTGGTGAACCCGGAAAGATCATCGGGATGACCACGTACTGCGACATTGACGCTGAGCTGCCACGCTTGGAGATCGGCTACACTTGGAATGCAGCCAGCGTGCAAGGAACGGGAACTAATCCCGATAGCAAGCGGCTGCTGCTGGCCCACGCATTTGAAACCCTGGAATGCGTCGCCGTGGCCTTCAGCACGCACTGGATGAATATGCAGTCCAGAGCCGCAATTGCCCGTCTGGGTGCAAAACAGGATGGCGTCTTGCGTTCAACAAGCCGTATGGCCGATGGTTCACTTCGAGACACCGTCTATTTCTCGATTATTGCCTCTGAGTGGCCCCAAGTTCGCAGCGGGTTGGATCTTCGGCTCTCGAAAAAACGCTGA
- the pcaG gene encoding protocatechuate 3,4-dioxygenase subunit alpha — protein MKKAPELKLVPTPGQTVGPFYGYALPYDKDNELVNQGHPNSVRLHGVVYDGKGEAIPDALLEIWQADEQGNVVSREGSLVRDGYTFTGWGRTAVDNAGHYTFTTLNPGATEAGKAPFIMLTVFARGLMNRLFTRIYLPEDAEALASDPLLSSLSEAERKTLIATREDDGSLRLDLRLQGEEETVFLSYPRES, from the coding sequence ATGAAAAAAGCTCCAGAACTGAAGCTCGTCCCCACCCCGGGACAGACCGTCGGCCCGTTCTACGGCTACGCATTGCCCTATGACAAGGACAATGAGCTGGTCAACCAGGGGCACCCGAATTCGGTGCGGCTGCACGGGGTGGTTTATGACGGCAAGGGCGAGGCCATTCCCGATGCGCTGCTGGAAATCTGGCAGGCCGACGAGCAGGGCAACGTGGTCTCCCGCGAAGGCTCGCTGGTGCGAGATGGCTACACCTTCACCGGCTGGGGGCGCACCGCGGTGGACAATGCCGGCCACTACACCTTCACCACTCTCAACCCGGGAGCCACCGAAGCCGGCAAGGCGCCGTTCATCATGCTCACGGTGTTCGCCCGCGGCTTGATGAACCGGCTGTTCACCCGGATCTACCTGCCCGAGGATGCCGAAGCGCTGGCCAGCGATCCGCTGCTGTCCTCGCTGTCCGAGGCCGAGCGCAAGACCCTGATCGCCACCCGCGAGGACGACGGATCCTTGCGCTTGGATCTGCGCTTGCAGGGCGAAGAAGAAACCGTCTTCCTCTCCTATCCGCGCGAAAGCTAG
- a CDS encoding lyase family protein, producing the protein MDGADYGVLAPAWAGTAAASLSSDTAFVQAMLDVEAAWVQVQADASLCSAEDAQAVHSVASVERYDLALLASRTPDGANALIPLLGMMRELLARDGAPQTASTALHRGATSQDIIDSALMLVLSKTLAQTQADLRSAADGLARLAQAHRSTVCIARSLTQHALPTTFGWKAASWLSAIVDAEKQLDTASSQLRLQWGGAVGTLASLEQFLEGAGGTTASSQQLSSQLARVLGLHDPGTPWHTNRMPILQLGSALGAAIAALGTFGADVLTSSRPEIGELSEPREAGKGGSSAMPQKQNPVRSVLLRNAAFSAPGLLSTLFTAAGTAVDERPDGGWHAEWGALRELARLGAGAAFHAAFLANGLGVNLPAIARNLALGGDAVLSERLASVLAPLVDGGKAAIQKLVRRSLDEELSLHELLRSQIPADRLGDAELAELFDPAGYLGAADRFTTTVLADYSARKEQWQSQN; encoded by the coding sequence ATGGATGGCGCAGACTACGGCGTGCTGGCCCCGGCGTGGGCCGGCACCGCGGCAGCTTCCTTGTCCAGCGACACCGCATTTGTCCAGGCCATGCTGGATGTCGAGGCTGCCTGGGTGCAGGTCCAGGCCGATGCCTCACTGTGCAGCGCCGAGGACGCGCAGGCAGTTCATTCGGTAGCCAGCGTGGAACGCTACGACCTGGCGCTCTTGGCTTCGCGGACTCCCGATGGCGCCAACGCGCTGATCCCCCTGCTGGGCATGATGCGCGAACTGCTCGCCCGCGATGGCGCGCCGCAAACCGCAAGCACGGCCCTGCACCGCGGGGCGACCAGCCAAGACATCATCGACAGCGCGCTGATGCTGGTCCTGTCCAAGACCCTGGCCCAGACCCAGGCCGATCTGCGCAGTGCCGCCGACGGGTTGGCCCGCCTCGCGCAGGCCCACCGCTCAACGGTGTGCATTGCCCGATCGCTGACCCAGCACGCGTTGCCAACCACCTTCGGCTGGAAGGCCGCCAGCTGGCTCTCGGCCATCGTGGACGCCGAAAAGCAGCTGGACACAGCTTCGAGTCAGCTGCGCCTGCAGTGGGGCGGGGCGGTGGGAACCCTGGCCTCCCTGGAACAATTCCTCGAAGGGGCAGGCGGCACCACGGCCAGCAGCCAGCAGCTCAGTTCCCAGCTTGCCCGCGTCCTGGGCCTGCACGATCCGGGCACGCCATGGCACACCAACCGCATGCCCATTCTCCAGCTCGGCTCCGCCCTGGGCGCGGCCATTGCGGCGCTGGGCACCTTTGGTGCAGATGTGCTCACCTCTTCGCGTCCGGAGATCGGCGAGCTGTCCGAGCCACGCGAAGCGGGCAAGGGCGGTTCCTCGGCCATGCCGCAAAAGCAGAATCCGGTGCGCTCGGTGCTGCTGCGCAATGCCGCGTTCAGCGCTCCCGGTCTGCTCTCCACGCTCTTCACCGCTGCCGGCACCGCGGTGGATGAACGCCCCGACGGCGGCTGGCATGCCGAATGGGGCGCACTGCGCGAGCTGGCCCGCCTGGGAGCAGGAGCCGCATTCCACGCAGCGTTCCTGGCCAACGGCCTGGGCGTCAATCTTCCGGCCATCGCACGGAACCTCGCCTTGGGCGGCGACGCGGTGCTGTCCGAACGCCTGGCTTCCGTCCTGGCACCGCTGGTGGACGGAGGCAAGGCAGCCATCCAGAAGCTGGTGCGCCGCAGCTTGGATGAAGAGCTGTCCCTGCACGAACTTCTGCGTTCGCAGATTCCCGCAGATCGCCTGGGTGATGCCGAATTGGCCGAACTCTTTGATCCCGCCGGCTACCTTGGTGCCGCGGATCGCTTCACCACAACTGTATTAGCCGATTATTCGGCACGGAAGGAACAATGGCAGTCCCAGAACTAA
- the pcaC gene encoding 4-carboxymuconolactone decarboxylase, translating to MTDSQRLPGDTYDAGMSVRREVLGNEHVDRSTKNSNEFTDEFQEMITRYAWGTIWTRDGLPRTTRSAITLTAMIAGGYWEELEMHVHAALRNGMTPEEIKEVFLQCAIYCSVPAANVAFKIGKKVLDEYAAQ from the coding sequence ATGACCGATTCCCAGCGCCTGCCAGGCGATACCTACGATGCGGGCATGAGCGTGCGCCGCGAAGTCCTTGGCAACGAGCACGTTGACCGCTCTACCAAGAATTCGAACGAGTTCACCGACGAGTTCCAGGAAATGATCACCCGCTATGCGTGGGGAACCATCTGGACCCGTGACGGATTGCCGCGCACCACGCGCAGCGCCATCACCTTGACCGCCATGATTGCCGGAGGCTACTGGGAAGAGCTGGAAATGCATGTGCATGCAGCCCTGCGCAATGGAATGACCCCGGAGGAAATCAAGGAAGTCTTCCTGCAGTGCGCCATCTACTGCTCCGTGCCCGCCGCGAATGTGGCCTTCAAAATCGGCAAAAAAGTCCTGGACGAGTACGCAGCGCAGTAG
- a CDS encoding calcineurin-like phosphoesterase C-terminal domain-containing protein gives MKFFARPGKTNHITPLRITAGTLVVLAASAALTAANSAPDPEPAATTAVDWNSSAYRGSVQVVRAAGKKSPAAGKTLEGVVFEDRNKNSKQDANEPGLPKVTVSNGRDVVTTDSQGRYALPAFENMTAFVTQPRGFQVPVDENNVAQFSYIHLPDGSPKLKYGGIAPTGELPDAVNFPLARSEATQSPEQSCAIGADVQTYNQQEVEYARKGAFADLAARTDYTGCGVLFIGDLVGNDLSLFAQTRELTSMLNGPARFLPGNHDIDFDSLDGVHEFDTYRAQFGPEYYSYDTGKTHVVALNTIEYPTKVPAKRSDYTYQLGKQQLEWLRADIAKVPKNKAIVLAGHSPLLEFFFNDEHTTKEVKEIYKILKGREVVSLGGHTHMSENLREGDLMKGWLDEVGEDGLPFTHLTVPAVAGQWYGGRVTETGYPTSLQQDGTPPGVLTLDIKNTKITERFTPTGGDESNQMAVGLNTPAYRDWYKENVDKEYGTIEALENPLSVSRSGLAEDTWLTTNFWMGSTGSTVAVSIDGNAPVKSTRTQSLTGETARTGAKYSDPVAIAEQFVHGGGLPEKTSHLWRLELPDDLETGSHTAEVTATDVHGRSFTDKLEFEVTD, from the coding sequence GTGAAATTCTTCGCTCGACCCGGCAAAACCAATCACATCACCCCGCTGCGCATCACTGCAGGAACACTCGTTGTCCTGGCAGCTTCGGCCGCTCTCACGGCCGCCAATTCCGCACCCGATCCAGAACCAGCAGCTACGACGGCCGTGGACTGGAACTCCTCAGCCTACCGGGGATCAGTCCAGGTGGTCCGTGCCGCCGGCAAAAAATCTCCAGCAGCAGGCAAGACGCTGGAAGGCGTCGTTTTCGAGGACCGCAACAAGAACTCCAAGCAGGACGCCAACGAGCCAGGACTGCCCAAGGTCACCGTTTCCAATGGCCGAGATGTTGTCACCACCGATTCGCAGGGCCGCTATGCACTGCCTGCCTTTGAGAACATGACAGCCTTCGTCACCCAGCCACGAGGCTTCCAGGTGCCAGTCGACGAAAATAACGTCGCGCAGTTCTCCTACATTCACCTGCCAGACGGCTCCCCCAAGCTGAAATACGGCGGCATTGCCCCCACCGGCGAATTGCCAGACGCCGTGAACTTCCCGCTGGCTCGCAGCGAAGCCACCCAATCCCCTGAGCAGAGCTGCGCCATCGGCGCCGATGTGCAGACCTATAACCAGCAGGAAGTCGAATACGCTCGCAAGGGCGCCTTCGCCGACCTCGCTGCCCGCACCGACTACACCGGGTGCGGGGTGCTGTTCATCGGCGACCTCGTCGGCAATGACCTGTCCTTGTTCGCCCAGACCCGCGAACTGACTTCCATGCTCAATGGCCCGGCTCGTTTTCTTCCCGGGAACCACGACATCGACTTCGACTCGCTCGACGGCGTGCACGAATTTGATACCTACCGCGCCCAGTTCGGCCCCGAGTACTACTCCTACGACACGGGCAAAACCCACGTGGTTGCCCTGAACACCATCGAGTACCCCACCAAGGTTCCTGCCAAGAGAAGCGACTACACCTACCAGCTCGGCAAGCAGCAGCTTGAATGGTTGCGCGCAGACATTGCCAAGGTGCCGAAGAACAAGGCCATCGTCCTCGCCGGCCACAGCCCATTGCTGGAATTCTTCTTCAACGATGAGCACACCACCAAAGAGGTCAAGGAAATCTACAAGATCCTCAAGGGCCGCGAAGTGGTCTCCCTGGGCGGCCACACCCACATGTCTGAAAACCTTCGCGAAGGCGATCTGATGAAGGGCTGGCTGGACGAAGTCGGCGAGGATGGCCTGCCCTTCACCCACCTGACGGTTCCGGCAGTTGCCGGCCAGTGGTACGGCGGGCGAGTCACCGAGACCGGTTACCCGACCTCCCTCCAGCAAGACGGCACCCCTCCTGGGGTGCTGACCTTGGACATCAAGAACACCAAGATCACCGAGCGCTTCACCCCAACCGGCGGTGATGAGAGCAACCAGATGGCCGTAGGCCTGAACACTCCTGCCTACCGTGATTGGTACAAGGAAAATGTCGACAAGGAATACGGCACCATCGAGGCGCTGGAGAACCCGTTGTCGGTGAGCCGCAGCGGCTTGGCCGAGGACACCTGGCTGACCACCAACTTCTGGATGGGGAGCACCGGTTCCACGGTGGCGGTTTCCATCGATGGAAACGCCCCGGTCAAGTCAACGCGCACGCAATCGCTCACCGGAGAAACCGCACGAACTGGCGCCAAGTACTCTGACCCGGTGGCTATCGCCGAGCAGTTTGTCCACGGCGGCGGACTGCCTGAGAAGACCAGCCATTTGTGGCGTCTTGAACTGCCAGATGATCTGGAAACCGGATCGCACACCGCTGAAGTGACGGCCACGGATGTCCACGGTCGTTCCTTCACCGACAAGCTCGAATTCGAAGTCACCGACTAG
- a CDS encoding transcriptional regulator, producing the protein MTRPTSKAQFDELIHAPLRLRICASLAPVDWAEFAHLKQNLGVADSVLSKHLKQLGDAGYVDIERFTKLGRSHVRVSLTTAGRRAYVGHVAALREITAN; encoded by the coding sequence ATGACCAGGCCAACTAGCAAAGCCCAATTTGATGAATTGATCCACGCGCCATTACGGTTGCGGATATGTGCGAGCCTTGCCCCGGTTGACTGGGCAGAATTCGCGCATCTCAAACAGAATCTGGGCGTCGCTGACTCGGTGCTCAGCAAGCACCTGAAGCAACTGGGCGACGCCGGTTACGTTGATATTGAACGGTTCACGAAACTGGGCCGCAGCCACGTGAGAGTATCGCTAACCACGGCTGGCCGTCGAGCCTATGTTGGCCACGTAGCCGCGCTTCGGGAAATTACCGCAAATTAG
- a CDS encoding GNAT family N-acetyltransferase yields the protein MLELVRATGIDSAEVSEFLRIADLTLSGLDSPNVHLWILRDATTDRIVATTGFESSEDGLHALIRSVAVAPELRGGGIGLELAQFAMDRAVEAGAKQAWLFSRRSGPFWQKAGFSSADTKDLAVALASTHQVQLFAETGQLEREVAWSRQL from the coding sequence ATGCTCGAGCTAGTGCGTGCAACAGGCATCGATAGTGCAGAAGTTTCAGAGTTCCTGCGCATCGCTGACCTCACGCTGAGCGGGCTTGATTCACCGAATGTGCATTTGTGGATCTTGCGGGATGCAACAACGGACCGCATTGTCGCCACCACTGGATTTGAAAGCAGCGAAGACGGCCTGCATGCACTAATCCGAAGCGTCGCGGTGGCTCCCGAGCTGCGCGGCGGCGGCATCGGATTGGAACTTGCACAATTTGCGATGGATCGAGCTGTCGAAGCTGGAGCAAAACAAGCGTGGCTGTTTAGCCGCAGGTCCGGTCCGTTTTGGCAGAAAGCTGGATTCAGTTCAGCAGACACGAAGGATCTTGCCGTGGCCCTGGCTTCGACGCACCAGGTGCAACTCTTTGCTGAAACAGGCCAGCTTGAACGTGAGGTTGCCTGGAGCCGGCAGCTCTAG
- a CDS encoding phosphatase PAP2 family protein has translation MRNPRPLPQGKQPSGVQVLWMIFGIVTAIFYFTRRVLVSLHAGGWATDLDAPAYQWVLNNQSPALFAVSDFLYFWGSTPGMSIIMVLITGLLSWKTRSIWPFIAVALTAAVSVGLTILLKASLQVHRPEGIPGGPTPPLSYSFPSGHTLNSAALIGISGYLAIIYGLRRYAYLIAIVATLFVLAMGASRIYIGHHWVSDVLVGLLIGTAWAAVVAILHYFFVPWRRVASSARGSVNR, from the coding sequence ATGAGAAACCCCAGACCACTTCCGCAAGGCAAACAACCAAGCGGCGTGCAGGTGCTCTGGATGATCTTTGGCATCGTCACCGCGATCTTCTATTTCACCCGGCGGGTGCTGGTCTCATTGCATGCAGGCGGATGGGCCACAGACCTGGATGCACCTGCCTATCAATGGGTCTTGAACAACCAGTCGCCGGCCCTTTTTGCGGTCTCCGATTTTTTGTACTTCTGGGGATCAACGCCGGGCATGAGCATCATCATGGTGCTGATTACCGGGCTGCTGAGCTGGAAAACACGAAGCATCTGGCCATTTATTGCCGTGGCGCTGACCGCAGCGGTTTCTGTCGGACTGACCATTTTGCTCAAGGCCAGCCTGCAAGTGCACCGCCCGGAAGGCATTCCAGGCGGGCCGACGCCACCGCTGTCCTATTCGTTCCCCAGCGGCCATACGCTTAATTCCGCGGCGCTGATTGGCATCTCTGGCTACCTGGCCATCATTTACGGGCTGCGCCGCTACGCCTATCTCATCGCTATCGTGGCAACGTTGTTTGTTCTGGCCATGGGCGCATCGCGAATCTACATTGGGCACCATTGGGTTTCGGACGTGCTGGTGGGCTTGCTGATTGGAACCGCGTGGGCTGCCGTCGTCGCCATCCTGCACTACTTCTTCGTGCCGTGGCGCAGGGTTGCTAGCTCAGCACGCGGATCGGTGAACCGCTAG
- the pcaH gene encoding protocatechuate 3,4-dioxygenase subunit beta gives MSANTNALDPAASAATQEDISAEISSIHEDYRQQLLAGKKAETQPRVDFAPYRSSLLRHPTKNLHHADPETIELHSPAFGQRDVHALESDLTIQHNGEPIGERIVVSGRVLDGDGRPVAGQLVEIWQANAAGRYVHKRDQHPAPIDPNFTGVGRAITGANGEYSFTTIKPAPYPWKNHHNAWRPAHIHFSLFGTDFTQRMITQMYFPGDPLFALDPIYQSITDPAARDRLVATYDHSITSHEWATGYNWDIVLTGSNRTWMEEEEAEH, from the coding sequence ATGAGCGCCAACACCAACGCACTGGATCCCGCAGCCTCCGCGGCCACGCAGGAAGATATCAGCGCAGAGATCTCCAGCATCCACGAGGACTACCGCCAGCAGCTGCTGGCCGGCAAAAAGGCCGAAACCCAGCCACGGGTGGATTTCGCCCCCTACCGCTCCTCGCTGCTGCGCCACCCCACCAAGAACCTGCACCACGCAGACCCTGAAACCATCGAGTTGCACTCCCCGGCCTTCGGCCAGCGCGATGTGCACGCACTGGAGTCGGACCTGACCATCCAGCACAACGGCGAACCCATCGGCGAGCGCATCGTTGTCTCCGGCCGGGTGCTGGACGGCGACGGCCGCCCGGTCGCGGGCCAGCTGGTGGAAATCTGGCAGGCCAACGCCGCCGGCCGCTATGTGCACAAGCGCGATCAGCACCCCGCGCCCATTGACCCGAACTTCACCGGGGTGGGCCGGGCCATCACCGGAGCCAACGGCGAATATTCGTTCACCACCATCAAGCCGGCCCCGTACCCGTGGAAAAACCACCACAATGCCTGGCGTCCGGCCCATATCCACTTCTCGCTGTTCGGCACCGACTTCACCCAGCGCATGATCACCCAGATGTACTTCCCGGGCGATCCGCTCTTCGCCCTGGATCCGATCTACCAGTCCATCACCGATCCCGCGGCGCGCGACCGCCTGGTCGCCACCTACGACCACTCGATCACCTCCCACGAATGGGCTACCGGCTACAACTGGGACATCGTACTGACCGGATCCAACCGCACTTGGATGGAAGAGGAAGAGGCAGAGCACTAA
- a CDS encoding alpha/beta fold hydrolase, with the protein MAVPELTPSLLHTDSKLPTLIAGPSLGTAALPLWAPALPYLKEHFQVIAWDLPGHGASKPSTQGFTLAELASGITAMVGALRADGVIAEGAKLFYAGVSVGGATALQLAVDHPGFFNALSSICSAAKIGTPEGWTERAELVAKAGTPTMVAGSAQRWFAPGFIEKEPEISASLLHSLQDADRFAYAHACAALAGFDVRGRLSATTDRILAINGAQDQVCPPADAQFIAENAPQGQAAIIDSAGHLAPAEAPEDTAALLAEFFLAN; encoded by the coding sequence ATGGCAGTCCCAGAACTAACTCCGTCGCTGCTGCATACCGACAGCAAGCTCCCCACCCTCATCGCAGGACCCTCCCTGGGCACCGCGGCCCTTCCTCTGTGGGCCCCTGCCCTGCCCTACCTCAAAGAGCATTTCCAGGTCATCGCCTGGGATCTGCCCGGGCACGGAGCCAGCAAGCCATCGACGCAAGGCTTCACGCTGGCCGAACTCGCCAGCGGCATCACTGCCATGGTAGGGGCCCTGCGGGCTGACGGGGTCATCGCCGAAGGCGCCAAGCTGTTCTATGCCGGGGTTTCGGTGGGCGGCGCCACCGCACTGCAACTGGCCGTGGACCATCCCGGCTTCTTCAACGCCTTGTCCTCGATCTGCTCGGCCGCCAAGATCGGCACTCCCGAGGGGTGGACCGAGCGCGCCGAGCTTGTTGCCAAAGCCGGAACCCCGACCATGGTTGCCGGTTCCGCCCAGCGCTGGTTCGCCCCGGGGTTCATCGAGAAGGAACCCGAGATTTCCGCAAGCCTGCTGCACAGCCTGCAGGATGCTGACCGCTTTGCCTACGCCCATGCCTGTGCCGCATTGGCCGGCTTCGATGTGCGTGGGCGGCTCTCGGCCACCACGGACCGCATCCTGGCCATCAACGGCGCCCAGGACCAGGTGTGCCCTCCGGCTGATGCGCAGTTCATCGCCGAGAACGCCCCGCAGGGCCAGGCGGCCATTATTGACTCCGCAGGCCATCTGGCTCCGGCTGAAGCACCGGAAGACACCGCGGCCCTGCTGGCCGAATTCTTCCTGGCCAACTAG
- a CDS encoding D-2-hydroxyacid dehydrogenase family protein, translating to MRIAILDDYQNVATDLADFEGLANELNAELTVFTEHLGHDDTAVCAALKGFDVIVAMRERTPFPASRFELLPQLKLLVTTGRRNGAIDLEAAIEHGVVVSHTGYVPTDAVEHTWALILAAARRLDVELFSSKSPRSEAEPWQTSFGMGLAGKTLGVYGLGNLGSKVAKVGLAFGMRVIAYSQNLTKARATEVGVELVSEAELFATSDIVTIHLKLSERSTGVIGSKQLAWMRPESILVNTSRSRIVQTPALIEALENERLYLAALDVFDTEPLPAKDRLLGTRGVIATPHIGYVTIEQFSMFYRDAVEDIRAWASGSPIRVLS from the coding sequence ATGCGCATTGCCATTTTGGATGACTACCAGAACGTCGCTACCGACCTCGCAGATTTTGAAGGCCTGGCGAACGAGCTCAACGCCGAGCTGACAGTATTTACCGAACACCTCGGACATGACGACACAGCTGTCTGCGCTGCGCTGAAGGGCTTTGATGTCATCGTGGCTATGCGCGAGCGCACGCCGTTTCCCGCGTCGCGGTTCGAGCTGTTGCCGCAGTTGAAACTGCTGGTCACCACCGGACGGCGCAATGGCGCCATCGATCTGGAAGCTGCCATCGAGCACGGCGTCGTGGTGTCGCATACCGGCTATGTCCCCACCGACGCGGTGGAACACACCTGGGCATTGATCTTGGCTGCGGCCCGCAGGCTGGATGTAGAGCTCTTTTCCTCGAAGTCCCCTCGCTCCGAAGCCGAACCGTGGCAAACGAGCTTCGGCATGGGCCTGGCGGGGAAAACCCTTGGCGTGTATGGACTGGGGAATTTGGGTTCCAAGGTGGCGAAGGTCGGGTTGGCTTTTGGCATGCGGGTCATTGCCTACAGCCAGAACCTCACGAAGGCTCGGGCCACCGAGGTCGGCGTGGAATTGGTCTCCGAGGCGGAGCTTTTTGCCACCAGCGACATCGTGACCATTCATCTGAAACTCTCGGAGCGCAGCACCGGTGTCATTGGCTCAAAGCAGTTGGCCTGGATGCGGCCGGAATCCATTTTGGTGAATACTTCGCGCAGCCGAATCGTGCAGACTCCTGCACTTATCGAAGCCCTTGAAAACGAACGACTCTACTTGGCGGCCCTCGATGTTTTCGACACCGAGCCATTGCCGGCCAAGGACCGACTGCTGGGCACCCGTGGCGTGATTGCAACCCCGCATATTGGCTACGTAACCATCGAGCAGTTCTCGATGTTCTACCGGGACGCTGTGGAGGATATTCGAGCTTGGGCTAGCGGTTCACCGATCCGCGTGCTGAGCTAG
- a CDS encoding nitroreductase family protein: MKNMNKCPVPADPALHPALAGRFSPVQFDPESTVTSIEIDVLLEAARRAPSAGNSQPWKFIVARRGDANHEQILRRLARSSSLWAPSASLLVVNLAHIFVEGTEDWEYSEFARYDLGQAVAHMTVQGLSMGLAAHQFRAFDRDGIGSDFAVPSHWEVTSITAFGTADPCADEVEAPGTSRERLSLDEITWSRC, translated from the coding sequence ATGAAGAACATGAACAAATGCCCCGTCCCGGCCGATCCAGCCCTGCACCCAGCGTTAGCAGGCCGTTTCAGCCCAGTGCAATTCGACCCCGAATCCACTGTGACAAGCATCGAAATCGACGTGCTGTTGGAAGCGGCTCGACGTGCGCCGTCGGCTGGAAATTCACAGCCCTGGAAATTCATTGTTGCTCGACGAGGCGATGCAAACCATGAGCAAATACTGCGCCGTTTGGCGCGTAGTTCATCTCTGTGGGCTCCGAGCGCTTCGCTGCTGGTAGTGAATCTGGCACATATCTTCGTTGAAGGCACTGAAGATTGGGAGTATTCAGAGTTTGCGCGCTACGACCTTGGACAGGCAGTCGCTCATATGACAGTTCAAGGCCTATCGATGGGCTTGGCGGCTCATCAGTTCCGCGCCTTTGACCGCGACGGAATCGGCTCGGACTTCGCCGTGCCATCTCACTGGGAGGTAACGTCGATAACCGCGTTCGGTACCGCAGACCCCTGCGCAGATGAAGTAGAAGCGCCCGGTACCAGTCGAGAACGCCTGAGTCTTGATGAGATCACCTGGTCGCGATGCTGA
- a CDS encoding acyl-CoA thioesterase, translating into MSNEAANELAAATEIMLQLRWSDQDALGHVNNARIVTLMEEARIRWTREDGKAGRFEFGTVVASIQIDYKRPLYYQSEMLIRMGISRVGNKSFTVRGIGYQDGQPVFDSTTVMVPLASDGVSSRALTEQERSWLESSLIPAAGARSRN; encoded by the coding sequence ATGAGCAATGAAGCAGCAAATGAATTGGCAGCCGCAACGGAAATAATGTTGCAGCTGCGCTGGTCGGATCAGGACGCCTTGGGGCATGTCAATAATGCCCGCATCGTCACGCTAATGGAAGAAGCGCGCATCCGCTGGACCCGGGAAGACGGGAAGGCAGGACGATTCGAATTCGGAACGGTCGTGGCTTCCATCCAGATCGACTACAAACGGCCACTGTACTACCAGTCTGAAATGCTGATCCGCATGGGAATCAGCCGAGTCGGCAACAAGTCGTTCACTGTGCGGGGCATCGGCTACCAGGACGGGCAACCGGTGTTCGATTCCACCACTGTCATGGTGCCGCTGGCCTCCGATGGCGTTTCCTCTCGGGCGCTCACCGAGCAGGAACGCAGCTGGCTGGAATCATCGCTGATTCCAGCCGCTGGCGCACGATCACGAAACTGA
- the rlmH gene encoding 23S rRNA (pseudouridine(1915)-N(3))-methyltransferase RlmH, which produces MTIKVLAVGKKHESWVDEGISRYEKRLKKPFNLTWQLLNHSSRENDAARTEESARILAKIDDRDFVVLLDERGKNVDSPALANKLRAPIDASRNVVIIIGGAYGVDPTVHSRADFTWSLSKLVFPHQLVRLILTEQLYRAQDILAGGKYHHV; this is translated from the coding sequence ATGACAATCAAGGTGCTGGCAGTAGGCAAGAAACATGAGTCGTGGGTCGATGAGGGAATTTCCCGCTACGAGAAGCGGCTCAAGAAGCCGTTTAACCTCACCTGGCAGCTGCTCAACCACTCATCGCGCGAGAACGACGCTGCCCGCACCGAAGAGTCCGCACGCATCCTGGCGAAGATTGATGATCGCGACTTCGTAGTGTTGCTTGATGAGCGTGGCAAAAACGTGGACTCCCCGGCATTGGCAAACAAGCTACGCGCACCCATCGATGCTTCACGCAATGTCGTGATCATTATTGGCGGCGCCTACGGCGTGGATCCCACGGTGCATTCCCGGGCCGACTTCACCTGGTCCTTGTCCAAGCTGGTCTTCCCGCATCAGCTGGTGCGCTTGATATTGACCGAGCAGCTCTACCGTGCGCAGGACATCTTGGCCGGCGGAAAATACCACCACGTGTAA